ATCTCGTCCTGCGCCTCGAGCGCGGGGACGGCCGCGCGGGCGGCACAGGCGCGGGGGGGCGCAGCTACGCGCTCGTCCCGGCCGACGAGCTCTCCAGGGCGCTCGCCAGGTGAGTCGCCGCCACCCGTCTCCCTCTATCTATGCTTGCTGCCTCGCTTGGCTTCCTACGGTGTTTACGGGGGTACGGGTCTACATTTTTTTTCCCGATGCCGGTTGGATGGGTGTGCATTTCGCACTTGCGGGGCTGGTGCAGCGGTGCGGCGTGTAGGCTGCCGATGCAATTGGATCAGCGAGATGGTGATTGATCTAGTGCAATTCAGCTCCCAGTGTTGGTGTACTGGTCGTAGTGCCAACTACCAAGTGAACCTCGTGCCCGCGCCATTTGAGTCGTTACCAGACCTTAAGCTTTAAGTGTGGGCACTGGGCAGGTGTCTCTAGAATGTCTGTAGCTCGGACGCACTTCCACGAGTCCAACCTAGGTTTACAACCCTGAGCAATATAACTCACGCATGCAGCATTGCTCACGGGAATGTGTTACCCTCCAGAGGAGACTAGATGATGCCAACTTGCCAAGGAGAGGGAATGCATGTGTCGGAATGTGTTACCCTTTATTAGTTGCTTACTTGGCATGTTGTGCGTATTTGGACACTTGTCCTACTGCTGCTTGTTTTGTCCGAGTTCCATGCACGAAGAGCAGGCTGCATTGATGCCAAACTAAAGTAGGATGATTCATTCTCTGCAACTGCTCAAGCCCAGCACAACACCAAGAGTTCAGGCTTGCAGCTAGGGAAAAAAATTAAGTTTTAAAAGCCTTTATGTTTGACATGTGACATGACTTATGGTTTATATGGAAGGCATGCACACTGATTTGCTGTGTTACTGTTTATATTATTTCATTGTTTGATAGGTTGGAAGCGCCCTCGAGTATCCTGTGTTTTGCATACCAACCTAGTCATTATCTTTTAGTAGCTGTTCGCTCTAGACATATCTCTCTTCTCGCTTCCTTGAGAAGCAAGAAGTCTGCATCAAACGGTCAATAGATTTAATGCTATGATATAAATTAGCTGTCCCACATCAAATTAGTGATACCCCTAATGTTGAACGTATGAAAGGATTCTTAGCCATATGTAACCAGATTGAGTTGCCATTATTTCTTATAACATTCTGCATTGGCAAAGGCACTTTACTTTCAACCAATTGAGAATAAAATAGGTAGGTGTTAAATATTTTCCTCTTCACCATTTTTGAGACTTGAATACTGTTTCCTTTACAGAGACATACTCTACTTAGAATCCAGCTCATTTATTCCTTAGCTTATATATCATAATGCTCTTGAGATATTTGACGCACATAAGATTTTATGGGCCATCTAATGAGGATAAGATGTAAATGACCAATGCTTGTACCTATTACCCTACATCATAGGTTCACCGTTTTGTTGCCCAATTGACTCAGCTTCTAATTTCATCTTTGTTCATCCATTGACCATAGCTTCGTGTCTCTTTTCTCTAGGCAGAACTCTGGTTTTGGTTTGCAAAATAAGCATTCGTTTGCTGGAGATAGTGCTGGTGCTTATCCTTTGGTGCTTAGGATATCTGTCCGAGAAACAAGTATTTTGACACTGAAGATTAGCAAAAAGGTACCATCTTTGTCAGGCAATTTTTGGTTCAATTAATTCCTCTTTGGATAATACTTACATATTTAATTATCCTTCAGGACAATCCAGTTGAGAACTACAAACGAGCAAACAAAATTTTCAATGTTGATTCTCAACCAGTATGTTGCTGCTCACTGCAGTTCCAACTTTGGAAATACGAATCCCACTACTGCTGTTTACTTAATGTTTCTTTATCCAGGTTCATGTTTGGGATTTTTCAGGGCAGACAAATCTAATATTAATGAACGAATGGAATAGGCTACATCATGACTGTTGCCATGCAGATCAAGAGGTAGGACCATTTGCAACCTGTGGTTACTGTACCAACGTGTTTCCACTGCACTAGAATTTAATTCAGCATTTACTTTATTAAGAGATGATATTACTTTCTGATTCTTATCATCTTATAGCGTGGCCTAATTTTTTTCTCCCCAAATGTACTTTCTTATCCTTTTTTATTTGCACTTGCAGAATCTTCTAGAAGTCCAAGTCTACGCAATGTCTGATTCCTTAACATCCAAAATTGGAGGTACCAACAAAGAAAGCCCTGGAGGTGTTAATGATTTGAATGCTGATTCGTACTACAGAAGCTTTGGAAGAGCTGGCTCTATGGGGTTAATAGGATTGGAGAATCTTGGAAATACTTGCTTTATGAACAGTTCGATCCAATGTTTGGCTCACACACCAAAGCTTGTTGATTATTTCCTTGGTGATTATGCCAGAAATATAAATCGTACTAATCCATTGGGATTGAATGTATGTAGATTCTTTTTCTTAAAAcatattttttcttcaaatCGTGCATTGGTGCCGATAATTGTTTTACCAACTCTTCCATTAACTAGGGTGAACTTGCTTTGGCGTTTGGAGAATTGTTGAGGAGCTTATGGACCACTGACAGAAAACCAGTTGCGCCACATCATTTCAAGGAAAAGATTGCCTGTTTTGCTCCTCAGTTCAGTGGCTTTAATCAGCATGATTCACAGGAGCTTCTTGCTTTTTTATTGGATGGTCTCCATGAAGATCTTAACCAGGTTAAGTGTAAACCGTATGAAGAAGCAAAGGATGCAAGTGGCCGTCCTGACGAAGAAGTAGCAGATGAGTACTGGAGCAACCATTTAGCTCGAAATGATTCTGTGATAGTTGATACCTGCCATGTAAGTTTGAACCCCTATTCTTGAAACAAAACTCCGCCCTTCCTGAAACAACGGCTTTTTTTTAGTTCTTTTGTGCTTTTAACATTGTATCTGTCAATTGAATTCACAAACTAAAAAAAACATTTATTCATTAAATACTGATGGAAGTGATCCTAGTCTATTTCAATTTGCAAATACATTCCTTTTCAGATCTAAACACCAATTAAGAGTTGAGATTAAAACACCTCTTCGATTTCAAGGAAGGTGCATAACTGCAGTTGTTTTACAAAAATATGTTTCAGAAAAGCATAGAATCATCATTTACTGTTCATTTTCTTCTGCATAATTAATTTCCATTACAAGGATGCACTGTGCTATATTTGTTATCATGTGGTGAATTTATATATTTTATGCAGTATTAATTCAATGTGTGTCCTGTATTTTATGCTATTAAACTCTTCTGGTTACCATTTGCAGGGGCAATACAAATCTATGTTAACTTGTCCTACTTGCAGTAAAAAATCTGTCACTTTTGACCCATTTATGTACTTATCTTTGCCCGTACCTTCCATGGCAAAGAGGGCAATGACTGTAACAGTTTTCAGCACTGATGGTAGTAGAGAACCTTGCTCATATGATGTCAGTGTGCCGAAGTTTGGGACTCTTAGTGATCTTGTTCAGGCTTTAAGCATTGCTTGCTTacttggagatgatgagatcCTACTTGTTGCGGAGGTATGATTTCCCTTCCTCATTGCCCCTTTTGAACTGTTGCAAATTTTCTAAGCTAGTTTAAGCAATACAAGTTCCTTAGCTCTTTCATTTACTGGAACTGACTGTGCAGGTCTATAATAACTGCATTCTTCGATACCTGGAGGAACCTTCTGATTCGGTTTCATTGCTGAGGGATGGGGATAAACTGGCAGCCTACCGCCTACCCAAAAAATATGAGAAATCCCCACTTGTGATTTTTACACACCAGCATTTTGATGAGTAAGCACAACCATTTACATTTATATTACTGGTTTTTTTTTGTCCAAATGTTTTAGTTATGAAGCTAGTACTGTGCATTTTGAGACCTTTACGCACTTtcataacatttttttttgaaataaaacatAACATAATTTTTGCTTGCCATTGCATTCAGGCATTCTAGTGGTGATAATGTAACTCCACAAAAGAAGGAATTTGAGGCCCCACTTTTGGCAGCGCTTCCAGAGAGAGTCAATGGATTATCCCTTCAGAATATCTACCTGAAATTGCTGAATCCATTCCAACTTTCCAAGGGGGCTAGCTCACTTAATGGTTCTGCAGGGTTTAATGGTGACTCTGCTGACTTGATGGATGGAATGCCTTCTGATTCAGGCAGTAATTTTCAGGATATTCAATTGGATGATGACCCTCGAAACAGTAACTGCAGTACTAATGATTGTGAAATAACAAACGCACCCGGTGAGTTATATGATGGGGGTAAAGCTGATCCTAACAAGGAAAGGAGAGTGGAAGATTTTGAATTTTATTTAAAAAGTGAAAGGGGTGATGTCCAGCAACAGAAAATAGAAATTAATGAGCTTGATTTACTGGAGACAATACCAAGCCGGTTGCATGTGAATGTCCACTGGCAACAAAATGCGTCAAGACAGTATGCTGCCTCAATGCTGAACAATCTACCTGAGATTCACAAGCTTGAGCTTACCCCGAAAGGAACTGAAGATTCTATTGCACTACATGGCTGTCTGGAAGCCTTTCTGAAAGAGGAGCCATTGGGCCCAGAGGACATGTGGTAAGTGTACCTAGAGGAACAACTGTGTGGCTTTTGGCTTCACTGTTTGCAGAATGCCTTTCACAATATTCTTTTCTTAGAAAGAAATCATTCTTGACCTAtaaatccaaaaaaaagaagaaaatatcTCCTAAAAAAGAAAGTGCACTGTTGGCTTCATAATTttgacctttttttttcctctgctTGTTAATCAGGTACTGCCCATGCTGCAAGAAGCATCAACAAGCGATGAAGAAATTGGATCTCTGGAGGCTGCCTGAAGTCCTGGTGATCCACCTCAAAAGGTTCTCGTACACTCAGTTCACAAGAAACAAGCTCGAGACATTCGTTGACTTCCCCACCACTGATTTGGATCTGTCATCATACGTTGCCGACAAGAGCGAGCAGCCAAGCAGCCATTATCGCTTGTATGCCATTAGCAACCACTATGGAAACATGGGAGGAGGGCATTACACCGCCAGCATCTATGTGAGTTTCTCAACTCTTTTCATGCTGTGTTGTCCATGTCCAATCCTTGATGTATCATTTTAATCTCTTGATTGAGTTTCACGCTTGGTTGATAAGGTGGGTTACTGACACATTTGATGTTTCTGCAGCACGAGGAAGGTAAAGGATGGTATAAGTTCGATGATGACTGTGTGACTCCTATAAGCGAAGACAGCATAAAGACGCCGGCGGCTTATGTTCTGTTCTACAGACGACAGTGAGGATACAGTAGCATTTTGTGCAGGTGTTTTCCAGTTGGCAACTCCAGACTTCCCTGCATACCTGCCGTTTCACCATGACTGATTTCAACATGTCGGCACTTGGATCTCTCAAGTCACGCTAACTTACCTATACAACAGCATGTACAGATTCAGCTGCCAACAGGAGAGAGCAGAAGAACCTAGCTGATGCAACATTCTTTTTTTCCAGCTCACAATATTCTTATATTCTTTTGGGTACATCATACATGGCCCGGGCCCCCTCCCACCCCCAGCATTGTAGTGTGAAGGAAGGGTCAATGAACACAATTCTTCTGTCTCTGCCCGCAGAATTCGCGCCGGGGATTCGAGGCGGCGATGTAACAGCTCTGTAAATTAACTCCCGTGTGATCTGTTCTTCTCCAGATTTCCCCATGATCTGTTCTTGTCCAGATTGCTGCGTGTGGTGTGACCGTGACGCCGCAGCTTCTCCCCCATGCTGTTGCTCCATCCATGAGCCGGCAATTCGCCGTCTCTCCAGTCAGCCCCGACGGCGACGCGGTGATCATTGAAGGCGTGGAAAGCCCCTGCCCAGCTGGGAGACTTTTCCTGACCAGCCATATCTCCAGGATCGCCATGATGGACGCTGACccctcgccggagctcgccggagctcgtcTCAGTGACAGGTTACACGAGCTGGGTGCTGCGATCGCTGCTGGTAGCTGCTAGTGTGGTTCGACAAATATTCTGCCCTATCTGGGAACCATTCCTTGTGACGACGCGTCTTAGGGCCGGACCGGGTGGGATGAGCTTCGGAGCTTTTTGGGCGAGATGAGCCTGTGGGGGCGATCTACTGGTGTCGGAGGACAAGTCCATGGCCAGCTGCAATGAACACCAGCAGGTCTAAAGTTCTCTACTCTTCATGGGCAAGCCAGAACCCTCCTTCAATAATCCTACTTTTTTCTCCCTGCTCCTGATCCTTAGTGCTTGATCCATTGTTTCTTGACGGGTACCTATCCAAGTACCTGCTGATTTAATGCTGATCCCCAAACCCTGAGATCTTATGTGCTAGTGACATGATATCATCCTAAGTTAGGGGTCGGTCTGTCTGTCTAGCTCGCGTTCGAGCGTTGCTTGGCTTGTATGAGCTCGATCTTTTTAGTCTATCGATTCAAATCCGACGGACTCCGTGTCTAAACCAATCCTACTAATAAATAAATCCCCTCCATTGCCTACCGATGCTTCTCTCTCAGGGCGTCCACAATGGTTAGCTATTTGACTAGCTAGATCTGATGTGACAACAAAAAAGTAGGAGTGAGAGTAGTTACTAGTGACGACAAATAGCTGATCTATTTCACGTAGCCCAAGAATACGTGAGAGGAGCGTGTGGGTACaatagtataaaatagtttttttctctctcactTTCACATCAGCTGACCAAATAGATATTGTGGACGCCCTCAGTCTACCCTCTCTGATGACTCCTGCCGCCATTCAGTTGTATGATGCCCCCACTCCGACCTTGCCCACGTAGGCCTTCCTTCGCCACTCACCTGTGGTGCCCACGCCTCCTTTATATTCCCATTCCACCTCCCTGCGGGACCATCTTGTGCTCATGGTCTCTTCTTCCCTTTATTAGCCACATGAATTTGAAGGAGTGTCCTTAGAACTCAAAGCACCATATCTCAAACCCTAACCTGAGGCGGATCGAGATGCGAGCATCCCAGCCACCTATTCTccgaaaaattaaaaaataagttTTGATACCTAACacattcagtttttttttctcaaataagTAGGAGATTTGCGcatcattgtattaagaagaaagaAGCAACATGGAGCTGGAAGCTCACGCCGACGACACAACACATTCAGTGCTAGTATGTTAGTATGTTGTTTTTACCTGCCAGAAGTGAAAATAAAGGAATGGGTGTTGGCATGGAAGGCAGGAATGGAATAGGACACCACCCTTTTGCTAGGAGTGCTGCCCCCCTCAGCCATGCATTTTGGATCCTGGCAGGAGGTATAGCCCGGCCGGAGAGCCTGGATGTGCCAGCAGAAAGGGTTAAAGGCAGCCGATGGGATGGATGTGTAAGGCTGGTGACCACATGAATGGCCGGCCGGCTGGTTGTGGGTCAGTCAGGTCATCAGGTGGATGATTGGATCTGATCGATGCCCTGCTGCGAGGGCGCCGGGGCCTGGGCGCCTGGCCTGCCGTCCCCCACCCCCGatcgagcaggagcaggagcaggaaccCGCTCTCCATCGGGGGAATGGCATCTACAGTGCTCCCCGGCTGCGACATTGATGGGAGAGGTGACGACGGCCCATCCATGGCGGATCGATGCAGGATGCTCCACTGTACAGGTGAAATTGCGCTGCAGTAGTTTTGCACGGTTCTTTTCGTGCCCGGGGCCTGGACCGGCAACCTATCTCTGCTGGCCCGTGATTGACGACGATGCCGACAGGTCTCCCCTTCCAAAGGATTGCCTTAACTTGGTTAGTTCCACGGAGACGGAGGATGCCTTTTAGGGTTTTACTTTTATCAAACCATTTTTTCTCGACAATACGCAACAAGGAcaggttagttttttttttctttccgtcGGTAACAAGAAGCAGGGAAACACCTTGAGATTTTACCATCACCACTGCTGACTTTACGGCCGAGCTCGGAATTCTAACAGTGACGACGCAACACTGCAGGACGTACAAGAGGACGACGACGGGGCCGGCGCCGCAACAGTGTCGTTGCACAGTgccttctgcccctgctggctATTAACCATGGAAGTgaatggccggccggcggccaggcTTCATCAGGCTCACCCAAGGCTGCCGGCCGCCACTCCATTTCCGGCCGGGCGCAGCAAGCTCGACCTGTTCACGCCCCAACGCAAGCTCTCGCCTTTGCTGGTTTGGAGGATcatccgccggccggccggccggccagttcGCCCATTCTTTACCCATCCTGCTCGCCACGCCCTGCAACCAGTCATGACACTATAGTACATAGTACACGCGTGCCATTTGTTTTGTTGCGAGAGAGATGATGATGCATGAGAGACTAGAGCAGGCAAACGACAAAGGAGGAAGCAGCCAGGCAGGGTTCGATCGATCGTGCGTCCATAGGCGTGCATGAATGGAGAGTAGGACTGACTGTAGTAGGCCTTGGATTGTTTTTAATTTTTCCAGCTAGCAGATGAGTGTATAGAACTGTTTGGGACACACTGTGCCAGTGCCCATTGTTTGCTCCTTCAATATATAAAAACCTTTATTTTATTTGTAGAGAAGTACGTACATCtacatatatatgataaattgcATAGGCTATTTTGTACTTGATAATGGAGCTACACATGTACTAGTAGCAAAGACCGTTCACCTTGCAGATTATGTATATTTCGACTTAAACGCTTGTAAAATTTCTTGTAAAAGAGGGAATTTGCGATGGTATTATTACGCTATTGTTAAGTTTGCATGTAGCTAGGAGCTTTTCTTTTTAAATTTGTATTGGCTTATGGTGCAGAGTTCTTGCATGTACTGTAGGCGAGACAGCATTTAATttactaacagaaaagattcaGAACAAGAAAAATGGAAAGATTATTAAGTTTTAATTGGCAAAACTAATTAGGAAGTTAAACAgtgaaacaaagaaaaacatctTCAGTTTCTTAAAATTCTGTATGAATTTGTTATTACAATCAAGAATCAACTTATGTTCGTTTGAGCTTTCTTTCTTATTAATGCGACAGGCAGCTCTCCTGCCGGTTCCGTttcaaaacacacacacacgggACAGGCATGCCCCTGATCTTTATCTCCCTTAACTATTTTTTCTAGTAATTAAACGCTGGCAGATCACAAAGGTTCAAATCATGATCTGTTCCATTCTTACTGCACAGAAAGAAACCCGCCATTAATCTATCCTCGGTAGGGTCTGCATAACAACTCATAGCAATGCACACACACAGTTCTAGCAAAATGATTGTAGTGCAAGGGAGTGGCACCAGGTTACGAGAACTAGTGTTGGTTAGGCATCCATCTTGTCAGTCTGAAACCAGATGAGACTGGGAGGAGGATCCAATCTGTCCAATTGAGGTGACATTTCCTGAGCAGAGGAATCGTCCAATCAGACACCAGCACATCCTGCCCTTGCGTTGCCTGCTGCCAGTGCTGGCATCGGTCACTTGCATAAACTGCTTCAGGGACACAGATGGGTGCACCAGTAGTAGTGGTACGTGTTAACGTTCCAAAATATCTGTTGATAATCACTTGTGGGCGACTGATCTAGACTAAAAAAGTACACATAAGCTCAACAAATTAAACAGTGCAAACCAATACTTGATGTTTTGCCCTTGAGAAATCTTATACAATAAATCATGTTAGGggacaagatatatatgatcattttcattttttttgaaatatcttGCAGTGGATCGGACCGtacctcatcatcattgttctcGTGTGAATGGGACCTTTCGAGAAAAGTTAAACTTCTTTCCAACACATCTTATTCCCTATTGCTAGTGGAGACAAGAAATGAAATTTTGACCATTAGATATTTGTGGTCCATTTATTCTTGCATATGCGCACCTGCGGTATCTCAATTAACAATAGGAATCTAGAGCTATCTCTTTACATGTTTAAGTATACCTACTGGCGGCGTCAattattttgtgcacaagtggtgctttatatatatttatatggttattgtagcgaaaatgacctctcatgccatatttcaatataatgttttggcgattgataacacacacaacacttggactaatatgattgttaagataaccattctcagacttttaggttcaagtgatgacaaaaagaaaataggcgtagctaggcccgaagggccgcccctacggtggttccgctaGAAGAATCGAAGAatcgaagagaccgtgaagaaatccaagtcagaAAGATCAAAACAGAGacaatttactatcaccggttaaaccgacgatagaaaaattgtactcaccggtgcaatgggctcagTGGAGACCAAGTCAGCAgagtgcaccggttgaaccgacgacggGAAAAAttaaggcgtcggtgcaatggacccagaggctgaggctagggtttagcaccggttaaaccgacaatgCTCAAAattgagcgtcggtgcagttgtccagagactccatttttcggggggtttctgagcttgcactcaccggttaaaccgacggtgatttcaagagcgtcggtcgattgatcaagtaACCGTTGGAAGACAGTAACGGCTAGAAGAAGGGAAagtacactcaccggttgatccggtgTTCACAAAACTGGAGCGTCGATTTAACCGACGATAAGaatttttgtcagcctttcccaacggctcttttggggtgtgtgggctatatatacccccacggccgggtcatttgaggttgctggagagtgctggagttgctgaagcatactacacttgaagaacacctccaaccaccatagagcatcattgtacatcttataggcttaagcacacttgtgagagtgcttagtgcttgtaatagggattagttcttgcgagagctcccttgagagaagccttgctgcggcaagcaatcattgtactcgtcgtgtgaccctccgacttggtgtggagtggcaacgacactttgtgcggggaaggagacccctcttggtgagaagctccgatagtgaagacggtgtcgtgggtgacgcttcgagagagacggtggcggtggccttgtcttggtgacttggggtcacttagcctttgcttgccgggagccttggtggcgaacgcaagacggtgatcaagcggagagactcggcatcacacttgtttgtgttggacaagtggccctggacgtagggagggacttggtgtcctaaccgaaccacgttaaatcgtgtgtcttggtgtcttcacgggagtttgcatattctcttcCTTACCtttttacttaccgtattacatttccgcatttactctatcttgcgtgcctttactttcctagttagtttgattaggattggctataggttgcaagtcttttaggggtaagtagagagtatcatagataaatcttagtcataactagcatgtgtaggacgagttaggtttatctcatgcaaatagattgagccctaggatagaaagcgattagcgaccctattcaccccctccccctttagggtcggacaccccggtgatccttacagttaTATACCTTTAATATAATGTACAAAAAAAAGAACCCGTCCGCGTCGCTCCACCTAGGGCGTCTCGGGCAGAActgccccgagcgccgccgcgcccttgtCCGTGCCCCGGCCtgtctcgccgtcgccggagcagcAGCCGGAAACCCGCGCGGCCGTAAGGAAGGCGGCAGCGGGGCTCCACCTTCCCCTcgttctctctttctctccccctCACCCTCTCTTGGTAGCTTGCCATGGCAGTGGTGGCCAACTCCGGTGTCTCgcggccggatccgcctccCGGGTGGCCGGATTCGCGCCCTACGCCGCCTGATCTGCCCTCCTCGGGCTTCGACGTGTCGGggggtggtggcagtggcgccGTCGTGGCTGTGCGCGGtggggcgcggtggcggcgccggcgttctGTGCGCGGAGGTGACATCGGCGGCGGCATGTGCATGTTGtgatgcggcggcggtggctccgtCCGTGGccggcctggcggcggcggctcccacGGCTGTTGGGCCTCGGGCCTCAGCGCgatgggggaggcggcggcgacgccggccacGACCGCGGCCTCGTGACGCGGCGGCACCTTACGTGGCCGGCCCGCATCAaggtgcggcggcagcggctccgGCGGCAACCTGAGCTGCGGTGTGCTAGCAGCACCGTGGTGGTGTGCTGAGAGCGGTTTGCTCGGGCATTTTCCAGCGTCGCCGTGGTGGCATCACTGGTTGCGAT
This portion of the Panicum virgatum strain AP13 chromosome 2N, P.virgatum_v5, whole genome shotgun sequence genome encodes:
- the LOC120659370 gene encoding ubiquitin carboxyl-terminal hydrolase 8-like isoform X2 is translated as MATAATASHPASASTSGRGALAAACSSPAAVCLVPFRWWARVREEEAAGGVRYAATAAASPSYYGLRLLHSFLHPDLVLRLERGDGRAGGTGAGGRSYALVPADELSRALARQNSGFGLQNKHSFAGDSAGAYPLVLRISVRETSILTLKISKKDNPVENYKRANKIFNVDSQPVHVWDFSGQTNLILMNEWNRLHHDCCHADQENLLEVQVYAMSDSLTSKIGGTNKESPGGVNDLNADSYYRSFGRAGSMGLIGLENLGNTCFMNSSIQCLAHTPKLVDYFLGDYARNINRTNPLGLNGELALAFGELLRSLWTTDRKPVAPHHFKEKIACFAPQFSGFNQHDSQELLAFLLDGLHEDLNQVKCKPYEEAKDASGRPDEEVADEYWSNHLARNDSVIVDTCHGQYKSMLTCPTCSKKSVTFDPFMYLSLPVPSMAKRAMTVTVFSTDGSREPCSYDVSVPKFGTLSDLVQALSIACLLGDDEILLVAEVYNNCILRYLEEPSDSVSLLRDGDKLAAYRLPKKYEKSPLVIFTHQHFDDGDNVTPQKKEFEAPLLAALPERVNGLSLQNIYLKLLNPFQLSKGASSLNGSAGFNGDSADLMDGMPSDSGSNFQDIQLDDDPRNSNCSTNDCEITNAPGELYDGGKADPNKERRVEDFEFYLKSERGDVQQQKIEINELDLLETIPSRLHVNVHWQQNASRQYAASMLNNLPEIHKLELTPKGTEDSIALHGCLEAFLKEEPLGPEDMWYCPCCKKHQQAMKKLDLWRLPEVLVIHLKRFSYTQFTRNKLETFVDFPTTDLDLSSYVADKSEQPSSHYRLYAISNHYGNMGGGHYTASIYHEEGKGWYKFDDDCVTPISEDSIKTPAAYVLFYRRQ
- the LOC120659370 gene encoding ubiquitin carboxyl-terminal hydrolase 8-like isoform X1, producing MATAATASHPASASTSGRGALAAACSSPAAVCLVPFRWWARVREEEAAGGVRYAATAAASPSYYGLRLLHSFLHPDLVLRLERGDGRAGGTGAGGRSYALVPADELSRALARQNSGFGLQNKHSFAGDSAGAYPLVLRISVRETSILTLKISKKDNPVENYKRANKIFNVDSQPVHVWDFSGQTNLILMNEWNRLHHDCCHADQENLLEVQVYAMSDSLTSKIGGTNKESPGGVNDLNADSYYRSFGRAGSMGLIGLENLGNTCFMNSSIQCLAHTPKLVDYFLGDYARNINRTNPLGLNGELALAFGELLRSLWTTDRKPVAPHHFKEKIACFAPQFSGFNQHDSQELLAFLLDGLHEDLNQVKCKPYEEAKDASGRPDEEVADEYWSNHLARNDSVIVDTCHGQYKSMLTCPTCSKKSVTFDPFMYLSLPVPSMAKRAMTVTVFSTDGSREPCSYDVSVPKFGTLSDLVQALSIACLLGDDEILLVAEVYNNCILRYLEEPSDSVSLLRDGDKLAAYRLPKKYEKSPLVIFTHQHFDEHSSGDNVTPQKKEFEAPLLAALPERVNGLSLQNIYLKLLNPFQLSKGASSLNGSAGFNGDSADLMDGMPSDSGSNFQDIQLDDDPRNSNCSTNDCEITNAPGELYDGGKADPNKERRVEDFEFYLKSERGDVQQQKIEINELDLLETIPSRLHVNVHWQQNASRQYAASMLNNLPEIHKLELTPKGTEDSIALHGCLEAFLKEEPLGPEDMWYCPCCKKHQQAMKKLDLWRLPEVLVIHLKRFSYTQFTRNKLETFVDFPTTDLDLSSYVADKSEQPSSHYRLYAISNHYGNMGGGHYTASIYHEEGKGWYKFDDDCVTPISEDSIKTPAAYVLFYRRQ